One segment of Pseudomonas sp. FP2196 DNA contains the following:
- a CDS encoding O-antigen ligase, producing MIFPLSIVSLLALVCMALLVSPYPFLAPGAVLGLLGFTVLYRKPSWGLLGIAALVPFEGFFKDSVFSGSKFLGASLALILALQLALHQIPSHRLRSNLWRYLIGFMALYLLSLLATDNMGMSQSHLRELSVGLILFVITLLVGRELNLDLFARLVTLSISTTCAMAMFSSKFQDKGRAAGLLEDPNAFALLIAFAVPLGLLLVIRSPNLLQRLFWAGCCLLLLGGMTKTESRSGLVVLALSLAIGVWHYRQHLTRIRPRHFGFAMLGAAIVLPLAIYAMPAGYLARIQSLSILSAGAKAQDESLGRRASYIVVGSQIIREHPLLGSGPGTFPLHYATTGYAKAFSANRKIGDLYRRAHNTYLEIFSELGIPAGLLFVGLLAQGFYNLIRARRAWLQRREWQHADLITHLGMSFLSLTLFLMFLSAPNLKYLWIMLALTWVLRLKAEQSPLTEAKA from the coding sequence ATGATTTTCCCGCTCTCGATCGTCAGCCTGCTGGCACTGGTCTGCATGGCTTTGCTGGTCAGTCCTTATCCGTTTCTGGCGCCGGGAGCAGTGCTGGGGCTGCTGGGTTTCACGGTGCTGTACCGCAAACCGTCCTGGGGCCTGCTTGGCATTGCCGCGCTGGTGCCGTTTGAAGGGTTCTTCAAGGACAGCGTGTTTTCCGGGAGCAAGTTCCTCGGTGCTTCGCTGGCGCTGATCCTGGCGTTGCAACTGGCCTTGCATCAGATTCCATCGCACCGCCTGCGCAGCAATCTGTGGCGCTACCTGATCGGCTTCATGGCGTTGTACCTGCTGAGCCTGCTCGCCACCGACAACATGGGCATGTCACAGAGTCATCTGCGTGAACTGAGCGTGGGCCTGATTCTGTTCGTGATCACCTTGTTGGTCGGCCGCGAGCTGAACCTCGATCTGTTCGCCCGGCTGGTCACGCTCAGCATCAGCACGACCTGCGCGATGGCGATGTTTTCCAGCAAATTCCAGGACAAGGGCCGCGCCGCCGGCCTGCTCGAAGACCCGAATGCCTTTGCTCTGCTGATCGCCTTCGCCGTGCCGCTGGGCCTGCTGCTGGTGATTCGCAGCCCGAACCTGCTGCAACGTTTGTTCTGGGCTGGCTGCTGCCTTTTGCTGCTCGGCGGCATGACCAAGACGGAGTCGCGCTCAGGGTTGGTGGTACTGGCCTTGAGTCTGGCGATCGGGGTCTGGCATTACCGCCAGCACCTCACCCGCATCCGCCCCCGGCATTTCGGATTCGCCATGCTCGGCGCCGCCATCGTGCTGCCATTGGCGATTTATGCGATGCCTGCCGGTTATCTGGCGCGCATCCAGTCGCTGAGTATCTTGAGCGCCGGGGCCAAGGCTCAGGATGAATCCCTCGGCCGTCGCGCCTCGTACATTGTCGTCGGCAGCCAGATCATCCGCGAGCATCCGCTGCTCGGCTCCGGTCCCGGCACCTTCCCGCTGCACTACGCCACCACCGGTTATGCCAAGGCGTTTTCCGCCAACCGCAAGATCGGCGACTTGTACCGTCGGGCGCATAACACTTATCTGGAGATTTTCAGCGAATTGGGGATTCCCGCCGGCCTGCTGTTTGTCGGCCTGCTCGCGCAGGGTTTCTACAACCTGATTCGCGCACGACGCGCATGGCTGCAACGGCGCGAGTGGCAGCACGCGGACCTGATTACCCATCTTGGAATGAGCTTTCTGTCGTTGACGTTGTTTTTGATGTTTCTCAGCGCGCCGAACCTGAAATATCTCTGGATCATGCTCGCGCTGACCTGGGTGTTGCGTCTGAAGGCTGAGCAATCGCCCCTGACGGAGGCCAAGGCATGA
- a CDS encoding glycosyltransferase family 4 protein, with amino-acid sequence MNAASTPCVALPIIHLLSSGGFYGAERMLLDHCLATPGQHQVLFLDAPPELIERFREAGVDARGCAGLGRLLWHLHQHRGGKPLLNTHNFKGLLFGWFGATLLRLPLVITQHGFTPRSRKQKLYTWLSLQLCRTASVKRVVCVAQSIAALHRQAGVRAEKLQVIPNGLPAAPAMPPALERQRWLAGYVGRLSSEKGPDLFLDALIALCHQHPQLDAVMLGDGPEREALQARIDAAGLQQRIRLPGYQTAMQGWWQQLDALVISSRTEGTPMILLEAMQAGVPVVAFAVGGIPDVLQDRHNGLLAAPTDTVALARQLDTLLAEPKLAAKLRDNARRTQQERYDLKALAERWSQLYIYTAREARA; translated from the coding sequence TTGAACGCGGCGTCCACCCCGTGCGTCGCGCTGCCGATCATTCATTTGCTCAGCAGCGGCGGCTTCTACGGAGCCGAGCGGATGTTGCTGGATCATTGCCTGGCGACGCCGGGGCAGCATCAGGTGCTGTTCCTCGACGCACCACCAGAGCTGATCGAGCGCTTTCGCGAGGCCGGGGTGGACGCTCGCGGCTGTGCCGGGCTCGGCAGACTGCTGTGGCACTTGCATCAGCACCGTGGTGGCAAGCCGTTGCTCAACACGCACAACTTCAAAGGGCTACTGTTCGGCTGGTTCGGCGCAACGCTGTTGCGCCTGCCGCTGGTGATCACTCAGCACGGTTTCACCCCGCGCAGTCGCAAGCAGAAGCTCTACACCTGGCTAAGCCTGCAGCTGTGCCGCACGGCCTCGGTGAAACGGGTGGTCTGCGTAGCGCAAAGCATTGCTGCGCTGCACCGTCAGGCCGGCGTCCGTGCAGAGAAGTTGCAGGTGATTCCCAACGGTTTGCCAGCGGCGCCAGCGATGCCGCCGGCGCTGGAACGACAACGCTGGCTGGCCGGTTACGTCGGTCGGTTGAGCAGCGAGAAAGGCCCGGATCTGTTTCTCGATGCGCTGATTGCACTGTGTCACCAGCATCCGCAACTGGACGCAGTGATGCTCGGTGACGGTCCGGAACGTGAGGCCTTGCAGGCACGTATCGACGCTGCCGGTTTACAACAGCGGATTCGCTTGCCGGGCTATCAGACGGCGATGCAAGGCTGGTGGCAGCAACTCGATGCGCTGGTGATCAGCTCGCGCACCGAGGGTACGCCGATGATTCTGCTCGAAGCGATGCAGGCCGGTGTGCCGGTGGTGGCGTTCGCGGTCGGTGGCATTCCCGACGTCTTGCAGGACCGCCACAACGGCCTCCTCGCCGCACCGACCGATACCGTCGCCCTCGCCCGTCAGCTCGACACGTTGCTGGCCGAACCGAAGCTGGCCGCAAAACTACGCGACAACGCCAGACGCACACAACAGGAACGCTACGACCTCAAGGCTTTGGCTGAACGCTGGTCGCAGCTGTACATCTACACGGCACGGGAGGCACGCGCATGA
- a CDS encoding Wzz/FepE/Etk N-terminal domain-containing protein, producing MNPKENYLHEFFRIFFANKQLVKRIFLIFAVIALLLPLLLKQSFDITAQVIVQSKKLSQGDATTSLTQDNATFIPPSLADMETESNILRSPALIRQTISELRDQGQYNPPPGMLSKLAGEPFKRYVSTPLREYVINPLRDAMGMETDPVRDTALDGLTQDAIDNLKIETLPGSNVISIVYSFPDPAQGTTFVATLLRNYLVDRQALQSIELPQSFYETKKHQYQVRLDGLEGARLSLLESVGSSDPKEEITFRLNAINTEEQALNLYRDRLLQSQRWLDYLKTSLATANTNKLNDYTFPFTFTTTVDNIAFEDREIRQMGEQLTTQVSRYMNDLAIFQPSSEPMLLAREQIARTRQQFLKVVNNRIQERTIDLSVVSQVIEQKTARITEFKNRIHQLQQTQSKLRQMDTEIGALHAAFSTYAQRFAESSTARAFDNDLSNARVLSPPFEPTEAAFPKPMLIIPFGLLTGLLLAIAFVYVREFFDHRFKHPAQISHELGLPVLLVLNEETSQPGNPHKNWTMPSLVHWVRN from the coding sequence ATGAACCCAAAAGAAAATTACCTGCATGAGTTCTTCAGGATTTTCTTCGCCAACAAGCAACTGGTGAAGCGCATCTTCCTGATCTTTGCAGTGATCGCGCTGTTGCTGCCGCTGTTGCTCAAACAGAGCTTCGATATCACCGCGCAGGTGATCGTGCAGTCGAAAAAACTTTCCCAGGGCGATGCGACCACATCGCTGACCCAGGACAACGCCACCTTCATTCCGCCATCGCTGGCAGACATGGAAACCGAAAGCAATATCCTCCGTTCGCCGGCGCTGATTCGCCAGACCATCAGCGAACTGCGCGACCAGGGTCAGTACAACCCTCCCCCGGGGATGCTCAGCAAGCTGGCCGGCGAACCGTTCAAGCGTTACGTCAGCACGCCGCTGCGCGAATATGTGATCAATCCGCTGCGTGATGCAATGGGCATGGAAACCGATCCGGTGCGCGACACGGCACTGGATGGCTTGACCCAGGACGCCATCGACAATCTGAAGATCGAAACCCTGCCGGGTTCCAATGTCATCTCGATCGTCTACAGCTTCCCTGATCCTGCCCAGGGCACGACGTTCGTTGCCACGCTGCTGCGAAACTATCTGGTCGATCGTCAGGCGCTGCAATCGATCGAGCTGCCGCAATCGTTCTACGAGACCAAAAAGCATCAGTATCAGGTCCGCCTCGATGGTCTGGAAGGCGCACGGCTGAGCCTGCTGGAAAGCGTCGGTTCGTCTGATCCGAAAGAGGAAATCACCTTTCGCCTCAACGCGATCAACACCGAAGAGCAGGCACTCAACCTGTATCGCGATCGCTTGCTGCAAAGCCAGCGCTGGCTCGATTACCTGAAAACCAGCCTGGCCACCGCCAACACCAACAAACTCAATGACTACACCTTTCCGTTCACCTTTACGACGACGGTGGACAACATCGCGTTCGAGGATCGCGAGATTCGGCAGATGGGCGAGCAACTGACCACTCAGGTCAGTCGCTATATGAACGACCTCGCGATATTTCAGCCCAGTAGCGAACCGATGTTGCTGGCCCGCGAGCAAATTGCCCGCACACGCCAGCAGTTCCTCAAAGTGGTCAACAACCGCATTCAGGAACGCACGATCGACCTGTCGGTGGTCAGCCAGGTCATCGAGCAGAAAACCGCGCGTATTACCGAGTTCAAGAATCGAATCCATCAATTGCAGCAAACCCAAAGCAAGCTGCGTCAGATGGATACCGAGATCGGCGCGTTGCACGCAGCTTTTTCAACCTATGCGCAACGCTTCGCCGAAAGCAGCACGGCACGCGCGTTCGATAACGACTTGTCCAATGCCCGTGTATTGAGTCCGCCGTTTGAACCGACCGAAGCAGCTTTTCCGAAACCGATGCTGATCATTCCTTTCGGCCTGCTCACCGGTTTGCTGCTGGCCATTGCCTTCGTCTATGTGCGTGAGTTCTTCGATCACCGCTTCAAGCATCCTGCGCAAATCAGTCATGAACTGGGCCTGCCGGTGCTGTTGGTGCTCAACGAAGAAACGTCGCAGCCCGGCAATCCGCACAAGAACTGGACCATGCCCAGCCTGGTTCACTGGGTGCGCAATTGA
- a CDS encoding polysaccharide biosynthesis/export family protein produces MNARMLVLLLLPLAGCSSNTDTRNMPVNILTATPANAQATDMPRVEQTLRPKDVLDVIFHISTSGSDAYRVQSGDQIGLNFTAASQLNGTQLVLPDGTIELPGANTSVKIAGLTSDEARQEIQRAYQRKQLFQPNRNQLTVQILSPLSNEQNLKSALNHPATGMSREITVGTDGYASFPEIGAVPLQGMTINQLETFLNQKYAQLPGRMTVDVLLKSTAGNEIYVLGEVAQPGSYPIRRPVSVLEALTLARGTNVKARLDSVVIMRRNGNQVQAVNYDVEKALSGEAPQIAYLQPDDMLYVPKTKLASAGELARQLADVVLFQGVGFSFGYRVDNKGSDN; encoded by the coding sequence ATGAACGCCAGAATGCTTGTCCTGCTGTTGCTGCCGCTTGCAGGCTGCTCCAGCAATACCGACACCCGCAACATGCCGGTGAATATCCTCACCGCCACGCCGGCCAATGCACAGGCCACCGACATGCCGAGGGTCGAGCAGACCCTGCGCCCGAAAGACGTGCTGGATGTGATTTTCCACATCAGTACCAGCGGCTCGGACGCTTATCGCGTCCAGTCGGGTGACCAGATCGGCCTGAACTTCACCGCCGCCAGTCAGCTCAACGGCACGCAACTGGTGCTGCCTGACGGCACTATCGAACTGCCGGGCGCCAACACCTCGGTGAAAATCGCCGGGTTGACCAGCGACGAAGCCCGGCAGGAAATCCAGCGCGCCTATCAACGCAAGCAGCTGTTCCAGCCCAACCGCAATCAGCTCACGGTGCAGATTCTGAGCCCGCTGAGCAACGAGCAAAACCTCAAAAGCGCGCTGAACCACCCGGCCACCGGCATGAGCCGCGAAATCACCGTCGGCACCGATGGTTATGCGAGTTTTCCGGAAATCGGCGCTGTGCCGCTGCAAGGCATGACCATCAATCAACTGGAAACCTTCCTCAACCAGAAGTACGCGCAATTGCCGGGGCGGATGACCGTGGATGTGCTGCTCAAATCCACCGCGGGCAATGAGATCTACGTGCTCGGCGAAGTCGCTCAGCCGGGCTCGTACCCGATCCGCCGGCCGGTGTCGGTGCTTGAGGCGCTGACCCTGGCGCGCGGTACCAATGTCAAGGCGCGTCTCGATTCGGTGGTGATCATGCGGCGCAATGGCAATCAGGTTCAGGCAGTGAATTACGACGTCGAGAAAGCGTTGTCGGGTGAGGCACCACAAATCGCCTACCTGCAACCGGACGACATGCTCTACGTGCCGAAAACCAAGCTTGCCAGCGCCGGCGAACTCGCCAGGCAACTGGCCGACGTGGTGCTGTTCCAGGGCGTGGGGTTCAGCTTCGGCTACCGCGTCGACAACAAAGGCAGTGACAACTGA
- a CDS encoding CpsD/CapB family tyrosine-protein kinase, translated as MDGSTNKSLSIANPSESNLTSTVLDLDLRILFLTAANPGAGTTTSALALASQLAQMSSGQVLLVDASQSASNLTQQLNLSKERGLRDLLFNPHNPPLLQDCVVQVSSLPFHVLPNGRPIRTLEHLTAERLSPLLDQLGSQYRFVVIDGDAVYSDADTLVISTQVDGVVLVVRAEDTRWEVAQAAVQRLTQAGAKVVGSVFNRRKYYMPKWLYKNL; from the coding sequence ATGGACGGTTCAACCAACAAAAGTCTGAGCATCGCCAATCCCAGCGAATCGAACCTGACCTCGACCGTGCTGGATCTTGATCTGCGGATCCTGTTCCTGACCGCCGCCAATCCCGGCGCCGGCACCACCACCAGCGCTTTGGCGCTGGCCAGCCAACTGGCGCAGATGAGCAGCGGCCAGGTGCTGCTGGTCGACGCCAGCCAATCGGCGAGCAATCTCACCCAGCAGTTGAACCTGAGCAAGGAGCGTGGTCTGCGCGACTTGCTGTTCAACCCGCATAACCCGCCGCTGTTGCAGGACTGCGTGGTGCAGGTGTCGAGCCTGCCGTTTCACGTACTGCCCAACGGCCGGCCGATCCGCACCCTGGAACACCTGACCGCCGAGCGTCTGAGCCCGCTGCTCGATCAGTTGGGCAGCCAGTACCGCTTCGTGGTGATCGATGGCGACGCGGTGTATTCCGACGCCGACACGCTGGTCATCAGCACTCAGGTCGATGGCGTGGTGCTTGTCGTACGCGCCGAAGACACTCGCTGGGAAGTCGCCCAGGCCGCCGTGCAACGCCTGACCCAGGCCGGGGCAAAAGTGGTCGGTAGCGTGTTCAACCGGCGCAAGTACTACATGCCCAAATGGCTTTACAAAAACCTGTAA
- a CDS encoding sugar transferase, which yields MTGHEKGVPIQEMRRDKRVDPEHRMRLDAAIHRQGRGWFTGRDGGRPWQLSRTNRVVACFGALLILLLISPVLLGLGLAIKFTSPGPVMFVQKRTGYRGRKFGMYKFRTMVSNAEELKESLRHLNKHGADAIDFKIDKDPRVTGIGSFMRRTSLDELPNLINVVTGDMRLVGPRPTSFNAYRYKDNHLARLAIYPGMTGLWQISGRSNIDFDQRVELDLSYIAEQSLLLDLKILLKTPFKVFSGHGAS from the coding sequence ATGACTGGACATGAAAAAGGTGTGCCGATCCAAGAGATGCGTCGTGACAAGCGCGTCGATCCCGAGCACCGAATGCGCCTCGATGCGGCGATTCATCGCCAGGGTCGCGGCTGGTTCACGGGGCGCGACGGCGGTCGTCCATGGCAACTGTCGCGTACCAATCGGGTGGTCGCCTGTTTCGGCGCGCTGCTGATTCTGCTGCTGATTTCCCCTGTGTTGCTGGGCCTGGGCCTGGCCATCAAGTTCACCAGCCCGGGGCCGGTGATGTTCGTGCAGAAACGCACCGGCTACCGCGGTCGCAAATTCGGCATGTACAAATTTCGCACCATGGTCAGCAACGCCGAAGAATTGAAAGAGTCGCTGCGTCACCTCAACAAGCACGGGGCCGACGCCATCGACTTCAAGATCGACAAGGACCCACGCGTCACCGGCATTGGCAGTTTCATGCGGCGCACCAGCCTCGACGAACTGCCCAATCTGATCAACGTGGTGACCGGTGACATGCGCCTGGTCGGCCCCCGCCCGACCTCGTTCAACGCTTACCGCTACAAGGACAATCACCTCGCACGTCTGGCTATCTACCCCGGCATGACCGGCCTGTGGCAGATCTCCGGACGCAGCAACATCGACTTCGACCAGCGCGTTGAGTTGGACCTCAGCTATATCGCCGAGCAAAGCCTTTTGCTTGATCTGAAGATCCTGTTGAAAACCCCCTTCAAAGTATTCAGCGGCCACGGAGCAAGCTAA
- a CDS encoding NAD-dependent epimerase, which translates to MKILVTGAAGFIGAHCVLRLMRDGHAVVGLDNFNAYYDPQLKHDRVQWVREQVGDFQLATVDLADASAIDALFVRERPQVVIHLAAQAGVRYSLENPRAYLDSNLNGFLNILESCRHHPVEHLIYASSSSVYGANQRTPYSVKDGVNHPLSLYAATKKANELMAHSYSHLFGIPCTGLRFFTVYGPWGRPDMSPIQFARAISEGEPLKLFNYGEHQRDFTYIDDIIESIARLIDQPPLPQPEWDREQPDPASSMAPWRLFNIGGQHPVELKTYLALMEKHLGQKAIVELLPLQPGDVLNTCAEASDLAQATGFQPRIELDEGLERFIAWFRDYYPTAYRPRAARG; encoded by the coding sequence ATGAAGATTCTGGTCACCGGCGCGGCCGGCTTCATCGGTGCCCATTGCGTCCTTCGGTTGATGCGCGACGGGCACGCGGTGGTCGGTCTGGACAATTTCAACGCCTACTACGACCCACAGCTCAAGCACGACCGCGTGCAATGGGTGCGCGAGCAGGTCGGCGATTTCCAGCTCGCTACGGTAGACCTGGCCGATGCGTCGGCCATCGACGCGCTGTTTGTCCGTGAACGTCCGCAAGTGGTGATCCACCTCGCCGCGCAGGCCGGTGTGCGTTATTCGCTGGAAAATCCGCGGGCGTATCTGGACAGCAACCTCAACGGTTTCCTGAACATTCTTGAAAGCTGCCGGCATCACCCGGTCGAGCACCTGATCTACGCCTCCTCAAGCTCGGTGTATGGCGCCAATCAGCGCACGCCGTATTCGGTGAAGGACGGGGTCAATCATCCGTTGTCGCTATACGCCGCGACCAAGAAAGCCAACGAGTTGATGGCGCACAGCTACAGCCATCTGTTCGGCATCCCTTGCACCGGCCTGCGCTTTTTCACCGTGTACGGACCATGGGGGCGGCCGGACATGTCGCCGATCCAGTTCGCCCGGGCAATCAGCGAGGGCGAGCCGCTGAAGCTATTCAACTACGGCGAGCACCAACGCGATTTCACCTACATCGACGACATCATCGAGAGCATCGCCCGTCTCATCGATCAGCCACCGCTGCCCCAGCCCGAATGGGATCGCGAGCAGCCCGACCCGGCCAGCAGCATGGCGCCTTGGCGGCTGTTCAACATCGGCGGGCAACACCCGGTGGAGCTGAAAACCTACTTGGCCCTGATGGAAAAACACCTCGGCCAGAAAGCCATTGTCGAGCTGCTGCCGCTGCAACCGGGCGACGTGCTCAACACCTGCGCCGAGGCCAGTGATCTGGCCCAGGCCACCGGGTTCCAGCCCCGGATAGAGCTGGATGAAGGACTGGAGCGGTTCATCGCCTGGTTTCGCGACTACTACCCCACTGCCTATCGCCCACGCGCCGCTCGCGGCTGA
- a CDS encoding UDP-glucose/GDP-mannose dehydrogenase family protein: MDVSVFGTGYVGLIQAAALADVGHRVLCVDIDPNKIKQLQQAVPPISEPGLSSTLEENIKAGRLLFSTQASDAVEHAELIFIAVGTPADEDGSADLSHVLNVARQIASHMEADRTLIIKSTVPVGTADQVLAAANSELLRRGKIDLQVRVVSNPEFLKEGSALADCMRPDRIIVGTRDEEAREQMSELYAPFCRNREKLMFMDNRSAELTKYAANAMLATRISFMNELANLTELLGADIEAVRKGIGSDPRIGYHFIYPGCGFGGSCFPKDLRALLHTAEHNGMPLKLLRSVTDVNDLQRHILFSKLKAQFPQGLAGKSIAIWGLAFKPNTDDMREAPSRYLMDALWAEGASVQAYDPEAMSECRRLYGYRNDLHLCATRDDTLEDADALVICTEWKNFRVVDFELLAEKLRSKVIVDGRNLYNPEQVAAAGLHYSGIGLRHIAPEGARP; this comes from the coding sequence ATGGACGTGAGCGTATTTGGCACGGGCTATGTTGGACTTATTCAAGCCGCCGCACTTGCAGATGTAGGGCATCGGGTTTTATGTGTTGATATTGACCCGAACAAGATTAAACAACTGCAACAAGCCGTGCCGCCTATTAGTGAACCAGGACTTTCCAGCACCCTTGAAGAAAACATCAAGGCCGGGCGTCTGCTGTTCAGCACCCAGGCCAGCGACGCGGTCGAGCATGCCGAATTGATCTTCATCGCCGTCGGCACTCCGGCCGATGAGGACGGTTCCGCCGACCTCAGCCACGTACTCAACGTCGCCCGGCAAATTGCTTCGCACATGGAGGCCGATCGCACGCTGATCATCAAATCCACGGTGCCGGTCGGCACGGCGGATCAGGTGTTGGCCGCCGCCAACAGCGAACTGCTGCGCCGCGGCAAAATCGATTTGCAGGTACGCGTGGTGTCCAACCCCGAGTTCCTCAAGGAAGGCAGCGCCCTCGCCGACTGCATGCGCCCGGACCGGATCATCGTCGGCACCCGTGACGAAGAAGCCCGCGAGCAGATGAGCGAGCTGTACGCACCGTTCTGCCGCAATCGCGAAAAACTGATGTTCATGGACAATCGCAGCGCCGAGCTGACCAAGTACGCAGCCAACGCGATGCTCGCCACCCGCATCAGCTTCATGAACGAACTGGCCAACCTCACCGAACTGCTTGGGGCCGACATCGAAGCGGTGCGCAAAGGCATCGGCTCCGACCCGCGCATCGGTTATCACTTCATCTATCCGGGCTGCGGCTTCGGTGGCTCGTGCTTTCCCAAGGACTTGCGCGCCCTGCTCCACACCGCCGAACACAACGGCATGCCGCTGAAACTGCTGCGCAGCGTCACCGACGTCAACGATCTGCAGCGGCACATTCTCTTCAGCAAATTGAAAGCGCAGTTCCCCCAAGGCCTGGCCGGCAAGTCCATCGCCATCTGGGGTCTGGCGTTCAAACCAAACACCGATGACATGCGTGAAGCGCCCAGCCGCTACCTGATGGATGCATTGTGGGCCGAAGGCGCCAGTGTGCAGGCCTACGACCCGGAAGCGATGTCCGAATGCCGGCGCCTCTACGGTTACCGCAACGACCTGCACCTGTGCGCCACCCGCGACGACACCCTGGAAGATGCTGATGCCCTGGTGATCTGCACCGAGTGGAAAAACTTTCGTGTGGTGGATTTCGAGCTGCTGGCCGAAAAACTTCGCTCAAAAGTCATCGTCGATGGCCGCAACCTCTACAACCCGGAACAAGTAGCCGCCGCCGGCCTGCACTACAGCGGCATCGGCCTGCGCCACATCGCCCCCGAAGGCGCACGGCCATGA